Proteins found in one candidate division WOR-3 bacterium genomic segment:
- a CDS encoding DUF89 family protein encodes MKPLSSMLNPEDYWPGLWNLRNDPAAANHWSEVFRLNTEFIANLIESIKNEKKADEYRKKMTNASRGILDGEYATVHGVTLTRQKVLDEIGVPDPFLSIKDKENEEAITLLKSLRGAPEENRCFFSLAVECLLAGNCFDMGNYETAVMWKKGELGFSYPKNPKNRDDLFDKLSELKNKSCVMLADNAGHDFTLGIVFLSKALARNGYKVAVAANSGPALNDVTFIECLTVSEKISAFDTEWKEFNDSGIIDFVETGCITPGIDLSAVDEKFDVEVSRTGVVIFTGQGRSIETTYNASLSKPVLRIAKIKDSFVASYLKKRQFGDFVETRGL; translated from the coding sequence ATGAAACCTTTGTCTTCAATGCTGAATCCTGAAGATTATTGGCCGGGACTTTGGAACCTGAGGAATGATCCCGCGGCCGCGAATCACTGGTCGGAAGTATTTCGACTCAACACTGAGTTCATAGCGAATCTGATCGAATCCATAAAAAATGAAAAAAAAGCCGACGAATACAGAAAGAAAATGACGAATGCATCAAGAGGGATTTTGGACGGTGAATACGCGACTGTTCACGGCGTCACGCTGACGAGGCAAAAAGTTTTGGACGAGATAGGAGTTCCCGATCCTTTTTTGAGTATCAAGGACAAAGAAAACGAAGAAGCGATAACACTACTCAAAAGTCTGCGCGGTGCGCCTGAAGAAAACCGATGTTTTTTTTCTTTAGCCGTAGAGTGTCTTTTGGCTGGAAATTGTTTCGACATGGGCAACTACGAAACCGCAGTCATGTGGAAGAAGGGAGAATTGGGTTTTTCATATCCGAAAAATCCGAAAAACAGGGACGATTTATTCGATAAATTGTCAGAACTTAAGAACAAATCCTGTGTTATGCTCGCGGACAACGCGGGTCATGATTTTACCTTGGGAATAGTGTTTTTGTCCAAAGCTCTCGCGAGAAACGGGTATAAAGTGGCGGTTGCCGCAAATTCCGGCCCCGCGCTCAACGACGTTACTTTTATAGAATGTTTGACTGTTTCGGAAAAAATTTCCGCCTTCGATACGGAATGGAAAGAATTTAATGATTCGGGAATAATTGACTTCGTTGAAACCGGCTGTATAACCCCCGGAATAGACCTTTCGGCGGTTGATGAAAAATTTGACGTAGAGGTTTCAAGAACCGGAGTGGTGATTTTCACAGGACAGGGAAGATCGATAGAGACGACTTACAACGCCAGCCTTTCAAAACCTGTTCTGAGAATCGCTAAAATCAAGGATTCTTTTGTCGCTTCATATTTGAAGAAACGGCAATTCGGCGATTTTGTCGAGACGAGGGGATTATGA